Proteins found in one Solitalea lacus genomic segment:
- a CDS encoding efflux RND transporter permease subunit — protein MKITEVSIKRPTLVVVIFTVLTLMGLLSYFSLNYELLPKFSTPTLTISTVYPGASPNEVENTVTKKVEDAVASMENIKKITARSVEGVSIVTVELTSNADADIGLQEAQRKVNAILADLPDDAKTPSLNKFSLDDLPIMTLAATAKMDGPQLYDLMDKRIQPALSRIQGVAQVNLIGGQEREIQVSINADRLKAYNLSILQVSHAVKGANLDFPTGKIKNSDNQVLIRLAGKFKTVDQLREMVIYNSPDGSQVRLKDIADIQDAQKDADKLARVDRQGAIAIQIQKQSDANAVNVSKNVKKALAKIEKDYAKQNLKIKVANDTSDFTLEAADSVIHDLILAIVLVAVVMLLFLHSIRNALIVMVSIPASLVATFIGMKMMGFSLNLMSLMGLSLVVGILVDDAIVVLENIYRHMEMGKNRVKAAFEGVKEIGFTVTSITLVIVVVFLPISLTNELVSKILREFCVVVMIATMLSLFTSFTIVPLLSSRFGKLEHLTKQTLFGRFILWFEGQLNQFTAWVTNILKWALNHKRITIGVAVALLIGSFMLLKKGFIGGEFISQGDRGQFIVQLELPKDISVEQTNKITAKAEQFIASKKEVMSMITTVGQSSEDGFGVTQSTAYKAEITVILVDAKQRKDPSDIYAAKLKNELLSKLPGVKVKTTPIGLLGTANRAPVEVVVMGADLDSVMAFAKTSMAELKNIKGSKDVKLSVEEGNPEINVQVDRDKMAALGLSMDAVGGTMQVAFSGNTDAKFSQGEYEYDINIRFDDFNRKNIEDVGDITFVNNKQQPIKLSQFANITEGSGPSRLERRDKSTSVSVQGQVVGRPSGTVAQELKAKLDGMKKPTGVSFVMGGDAENQGDSFSTLGVALLISIVMVYLIMVALYDSYVYPFVVMFSIPLALIGALLALALTNNSLNIFSILGIIMLIGLVAKNAILIVDFANQSKAEGKTTNEALIEANNARLRPILMTTIAMVIGMLPLALATGGTAAIKNGLAWVIIGGLISSMFLTLIVVPVVYKIIDMFLNKFGFNKNNNDIIEQLYEDESSKAHQHKHTYEEDLVIH, from the coding sequence ATGAAAATTACTGAAGTATCTATAAAAAGGCCAACGTTAGTCGTGGTAATATTTACTGTGCTAACATTGATGGGATTACTTAGTTACTTTTCTCTCAATTATGAATTGTTACCTAAGTTCTCCACGCCTACTTTAACTATTTCGACAGTTTATCCGGGTGCTTCCCCAAACGAAGTTGAAAATACCGTAACTAAAAAGGTAGAAGATGCGGTGGCATCAATGGAAAACATCAAAAAGATTACTGCTCGTTCTGTTGAAGGCGTTTCAATTGTAACTGTTGAACTTACCAGTAATGCTGATGCGGATATTGGCTTGCAGGAAGCTCAACGAAAGGTAAATGCTATTCTTGCGGACTTACCTGATGACGCAAAAACGCCTAGCTTGAACAAGTTTTCATTGGATGATTTACCAATTATGACCTTGGCTGCAACTGCTAAAATGGATGGCCCTCAGCTTTACGATTTGATGGACAAACGTATTCAGCCGGCATTATCACGTATTCAGGGTGTAGCTCAGGTAAACCTGATTGGTGGCCAGGAACGTGAAATTCAGGTTAGCATTAACGCTGATCGTTTAAAAGCTTATAACCTTTCAATTTTACAGGTTTCACATGCCGTAAAAGGAGCCAACCTGGATTTCCCTACTGGGAAAATCAAAAACAGTGACAACCAGGTATTGATTCGCTTGGCAGGTAAATTCAAGACGGTAGACCAATTGCGCGAAATGGTAATTTATAACTCGCCAGATGGTTCACAAGTTCGACTGAAAGATATTGCCGATATTCAGGATGCTCAAAAAGATGCTGATAAGCTTGCACGCGTTGACCGCCAGGGAGCTATTGCCATTCAAATACAAAAACAGAGTGATGCCAATGCTGTAAACGTAAGTAAAAACGTAAAAAAGGCCCTAGCAAAAATTGAAAAGGATTATGCAAAACAAAATCTTAAAATCAAAGTAGCTAATGACACCTCTGATTTTACCTTGGAAGCTGCCGACTCGGTTATTCACGACTTAATTTTGGCAATTGTTCTTGTTGCTGTGGTAATGCTGTTATTCTTGCACAGCATCCGTAATGCCCTGATCGTAATGGTGTCGATACCGGCATCACTGGTTGCTACCTTCATAGGCATGAAAATGATGGGCTTCTCCCTCAACCTTATGTCTCTAATGGGCTTATCATTAGTAGTAGGTATTTTAGTTGACGATGCTATTGTGGTATTGGAAAATATCTATCGCCACATGGAGATGGGAAAAAACCGGGTTAAAGCTGCATTTGAAGGAGTTAAAGAAATCGGTTTTACTGTTACTTCCATTACATTGGTAATTGTGGTGGTATTCTTGCCTATTTCATTAACCAATGAACTTGTTTCTAAGATCTTACGTGAATTTTGCGTGGTTGTAATGATTGCTACCATGCTGAGCTTATTCACTTCGTTTACCATTGTACCTTTATTATCATCTCGATTTGGTAAGCTTGAGCACTTAACTAAGCAAACATTATTCGGACGCTTTATTCTTTGGTTCGAAGGGCAATTAAATCAGTTTACTGCTTGGGTAACCAACATCCTAAAATGGGCGCTAAACCACAAACGCATTACTATTGGAGTAGCGGTAGCATTGTTAATTGGTTCGTTTATGCTGCTAAAAAAAGGCTTTATCGGTGGCGAGTTTATTTCACAAGGAGACCGTGGTCAGTTTATTGTTCAATTAGAGCTACCGAAAGATATTTCTGTTGAACAAACCAACAAAATCACCGCAAAAGCCGAGCAATTCATCGCTTCTAAAAAAGAAGTAATGTCGATGATTACCACCGTGGGACAAAGTAGTGAAGACGGCTTTGGCGTCACTCAGTCAACTGCCTACAAGGCTGAGATAACCGTAATTTTGGTGGATGCCAAGCAACGTAAAGATCCATCTGATATTTATGCTGCTAAACTTAAAAATGAGCTCTTATCAAAACTTCCGGGTGTGAAGGTGAAAACTACGCCAATTGGTTTATTGGGTACTGCTAACCGTGCTCCTGTGGAAGTTGTAGTTATGGGAGCCGATTTAGATAGCGTTATGGCTTTTGCCAAAACTTCAATGGCCGAACTGAAAAACATCAAAGGTTCAAAAGATGTCAAATTATCGGTTGAAGAGGGAAATCCGGAAATTAATGTTCAAGTTGACCGCGATAAAATGGCAGCATTGGGATTATCAATGGATGCTGTGGGAGGAACCATGCAAGTGGCCTTTAGCGGCAATACCGATGCTAAATTCAGCCAAGGTGAATACGAATATGACATCAACATTCGTTTTGATGACTTTAACCGTAAAAACATAGAGGATGTAGGTGATATCACCTTTGTTAATAACAAACAACAGCCTATAAAACTGTCGCAATTTGCTAACATTACTGAAGGTTCAGGACCAAGTCGTTTAGAACGCCGTGATAAGAGCACTTCTGTTTCTGTTCAAGGACAAGTAGTTGGCCGCCCTTCTGGTACGGTTGCACAGGAGCTTAAAGCAAAACTTGATGGCATGAAAAAGCCGACTGGTGTAAGCTTTGTTATGGGAGGTGATGCAGAAAACCAGGGGGATTCATTCAGTACCTTAGGAGTAGCATTGTTAATCTCAATTGTTATGGTGTACCTTATCATGGTGGCATTATACGATAGCTATGTATATCCATTTGTAGTAATGTTCTCTATCCCGCTAGCATTAATTGGCGCGCTTTTGGCCTTGGCATTAACCAATAACTCGCTGAATATCTTCTCAATATTGGGTATCATCATGTTGATCGGTTTGGTTGCTAAAAATGCAATCCTTATTGTTGACTTTGCCAATCAGTCTAAAGCAGAAGGAAAAACAACCAACGAGGCACTTATTGAAGCCAACAATGCTCGTTTGCGTCCAATTTTAATGACTACCATTGCCATGGTTATAGGTATGCTTCCTTTAGCTCTTGCTACCGGAGGAACTGCTGCCATTAAAAATGGTTTGGCTTGGGTAATTATTGGCGGTCTGATCAGTTCAATGTTTTTAACGCTAATTGTAGTTCCAGTTGTTTACAAGATCATCGACATGTTCTTGAACAAGTTTGGCTTTAACAAAAACAATAACGATATCATTGAACAGCTTTATGAGGATGAAAGCTCTAAAGCACACCAACATAAACACACCTATGAAGAGGATTTAGTAATTCATTAG
- a CDS encoding efflux RND transporter periplasmic adaptor subunit, producing the protein MNKKFFIYGAVTIGSFALIGWKLNSNQLANEEKTAIVQQGAAVIPVQAEKIAKTTFARDFIANGTFAPIRELAFVSENAGRITSLLVDEGSFVSKGQVIARIDGEILNADLQAAQTSLEQLKRDRIRFESALQTGGVTQKQFDDINFQIRQAESRLTTARRKMTDTQIKAPISGIINKKYVELGSYLSPGTKLFDIVDVSTLKLNVNVPESQVINLKVNQQLDVNCKVFPDATYKGKITFIAAKGDNTLNYPIEIEVTNLKDQQIKAGMYGTANFNLPQTTPGILVPRGAFVGGVNSNMVYVEENGIAKHRKAVAGQIIGDKVVIESGLNEGETIITSGQINLSEGTKVAIQK; encoded by the coding sequence ATGAACAAGAAATTTTTCATCTACGGAGCTGTAACCATCGGTTCATTTGCATTGATTGGCTGGAAACTTAACTCTAATCAACTAGCTAATGAGGAGAAAACTGCCATTGTACAGCAAGGAGCAGCAGTAATTCCAGTTCAGGCTGAGAAGATAGCCAAAACCACTTTTGCTCGTGACTTTATAGCCAATGGTACCTTTGCACCTATACGCGAGCTAGCATTTGTTTCTGAAAACGCTGGCCGTATTACTTCATTATTGGTTGACGAAGGGTCATTTGTAAGCAAAGGACAGGTAATTGCCCGCATTGATGGTGAAATTTTAAATGCGGATTTACAAGCAGCTCAAACCTCATTGGAGCAACTAAAAAGAGACCGTATTAGATTTGAGAGTGCGCTTCAAACCGGAGGTGTAACTCAAAAGCAATTTGATGATATCAACTTCCAGATTAGACAAGCTGAAAGCCGTTTAACAACTGCTCGCCGCAAAATGACTGATACTCAAATAAAAGCACCAATTTCAGGTATCATCAATAAAAAATACGTTGAATTAGGCTCATACCTCTCACCAGGAACAAAGCTTTTCGACATTGTTGACGTGTCAACTTTAAAGTTAAATGTAAACGTACCTGAATCACAGGTAATCAATTTAAAAGTTAACCAGCAGCTTGACGTTAACTGCAAAGTATTTCCTGATGCAACATATAAAGGAAAAATCACTTTCATAGCTGCCAAAGGAGATAACACGTTGAATTATCCAATAGAAATTGAAGTTACCAACCTAAAAGATCAACAGATAAAAGCCGGTATGTACGGTACGGCAAACTTCAATTTACCTCAAACCACTCCAGGTATTTTAGTTCCTCGTGGAGCTTTTGTAGGAGGTGTTAACAGCAACATGGTTTATGTGGAAGAAAATGGCATTGCCAAACATCGTAAGGCAGTTGCCGGACAAATTATTGGCGATAAAGTAGTAATAGAAAGCGGTCTTAACGAAGGCGAAACTATTATTACCAGCGGTCAGATTAATTTGAGTGAAGGCACAAAAGTAGCCATCCAAAAATAA
- a CDS encoding TolC family protein produces MKQLIGITLLVLGLSTAQVKAQSTDLSLKDCLNYALANNQKLASTKMNEESGRYKTEEIRAQALPQINANANFTDNIIKQQMVLPGELVGKPGTVKAIEAGTTYNANAGIELSQQLFNQQVFTGLRAAKKSEEYYQLNTAMSEEDVIQGVSKLYYSVLVSQQKMDVVEANIKRVEQLVKTSASQYQNGLAKKIDLDRIKVNLTNLLTQRQELTNAITVQSNQLKYAMGMPIEQQVSFPKLDSKQIESQSANGLVFENLNINNRTEFKLLDKQSELLELQKKANISEYYPTISAFANYSYNGLSNEFDLHKSGGSATWFDMSSIGLRVRIPIFDGFARRSKINQTKVSIRQLDKTKEYTKLSFNMAHENAKIQLKNSLNTISSQKENVTLAEEVYKSTQNNYNLGLADLTDLLTAEVSLTEAQNNYSQALLNYKIAEIELIKSNGNLRTLLN; encoded by the coding sequence TAGCTAATAACCAGAAGCTGGCATCGACAAAAATGAACGAAGAAAGCGGACGCTATAAAACCGAAGAAATTCGAGCACAGGCACTTCCGCAAATTAACGCTAACGCCAACTTTACCGACAACATTATCAAACAACAAATGGTGCTGCCTGGAGAATTGGTAGGCAAGCCGGGTACCGTAAAAGCCATTGAAGCGGGAACTACCTACAACGCAAATGCGGGCATTGAACTTAGCCAGCAGTTATTTAACCAACAGGTTTTTACCGGCTTAAGAGCTGCTAAAAAAAGTGAAGAATATTACCAACTCAATACTGCCATGAGCGAAGAAGATGTAATTCAGGGTGTTTCAAAGTTATATTATTCGGTATTGGTTAGCCAGCAAAAAATGGATGTTGTTGAAGCCAATATTAAACGTGTAGAGCAATTGGTAAAAACATCTGCATCACAATATCAAAACGGGTTGGCCAAAAAAATTGACTTGGATAGAATTAAGGTTAATCTAACTAACTTATTAACACAACGTCAGGAACTTACCAATGCCATTACGGTACAATCAAACCAGCTGAAATATGCAATGGGGATGCCTATTGAGCAGCAAGTTTCTTTTCCAAAGCTTGATTCAAAACAGATAGAAAGTCAATCAGCTAATGGTTTAGTATTCGAAAACCTCAATATAAATAATCGCACTGAGTTTAAGTTACTCGACAAACAAAGTGAATTATTAGAGTTGCAAAAGAAAGCTAACATTTCGGAGTACTATCCTACGATTTCTGCTTTTGCCAACTACTCTTATAATGGACTTAGCAACGAGTTTGATTTACATAAATCAGGCGGAAGTGCGACATGGTTTGATATGTCTTCTATCGGTTTAAGGGTAAGAATTCCAATTTTCGATGGATTTGCCCGTCGCTCTAAAATAAACCAAACGAAAGTAAGTATTCGCCAGTTGGATAAAACAAAAGAATACACCAAACTTTCATTTAACATGGCACATGAAAATGCCAAAATTCAACTTAAAAACAGCTTAAACACTATTTCATCACAAAAGGAGAACGTAACGCTTGCTGAAGAAGTGTATAAATCAACCCAAAACAATTATAACCTTGGTTTGGCTGATTTAACAGATTTATTAACTGCTGAAGTATCATTAACAGAGGCTCAGAATAACTATTCTCAAGCATTACTGAATTACAAAATCGCAGAAATTGAATTAATCAAATCAAACGGAAACTTAAGAACGCTTTTAAACTAA